The Microterricola viridarii nucleotide sequence CCAGCACGGACCAGAGGTCGCCGCCGTCCTGCGTCCAGCCGCGGGCGGCCAGCGTGGTGCCGCGCACGTCGAGGCCGACGGCGATGGCGTCGCCGTACTGGGCGATGACGCTGGCGGCCCACTCGGGGTTCTCGAGTGCGGCGGTGCCGAGGTTGATGCGCTTGGCGCCCATGTCGAGGGCGGATTCCAGCGAGGCGTCGTCGCGGATGCCGCCGGACAGCTCGATGTGCACGCCCTTGACCTGGCGCAGCACCTTCTTGACCACGCTGTGGTTGTTGCCCCGGCCGAATGCGGCGTCGAGGTCGACCAGGTGGATCCACTCGGCGCCCTGGGCGGCCCAGTCGGCCGCGGCGTCGACGGGGTCGCCGTAGTTGGTCTCGGTGCCGGCCTCGCCCTGGGTCAGGCGCACGGCCTTTCCGCCGGCGATGTCAACAGCGGGCAGAAGCACAAGACGCGGGGTCTTGTTGAACTCACTCATGATTGTCCTTGACTCGATGGCCGCCACGTTCGGGCGGCCGACACAAACAGTTGATACTACGCGCTCGGCGCCTGACGCTCCGCACCCCCGGGGCTGGCGGGGCGATTTCGCTCAGGCTGAGCGCAGGGAGTCCAGCCAGTTCTTCAACAGGCGGATGCCGGCATCCCCCGACTTCTCTGGGTGGAATTGCGTGGCGGAGAGCGGCCCGTTCTCGACCGCTGCGAGGAAGCGCCCGCCGTGCTCCGCCCAGCTCAGGCTCGGCTCGGGGAAGGGCGGCATGACATCGAGCGTCCAGCTCTGGGCCGCGTAGGAGTGCACGAAGTAGAAGCGCTCGTCCTCGACGCCGTTGAACAGCACGGAGTTCTCGCCGGTCTCGATCGTGTTCCAGCCCATGTGCGGCAGCACCTCGGCCGGCAGCTCGGTGACGGCGCCCGGCCACTCGCCGAGGCCCTCCGTGTCGACGCCGCGCTCGACGCCGTGCTCGAACAAGACCTGCATGCCGACGCAGATGCCCATCACGGGCCGGCCGCCGCCGAGGCGCCGGTCGATGATCTCGTCGCCGCGCACGGCGCGCAGCGCGCTCATCACCGCGCTGAACGCCCCGACACCGGGAACCAGCAGGCCGTCGGCCTCCTGGGCGAGCTTGCGGTCTGCCGTCAGGGTGACGTCGGCGCCGGCGAGCTCCAGGGCCTTGACGGCCGAGTGCACATTGCCGGTTCCGTAGTCGAGGACGACGACGCTCGGTGCGCTCACAGCGCGCCCTTGGTGGAGGGGATGCCGACGACGAGCGGGTCGACGGCCTTGGCCTGGCGGAAGGCTCGCGCGAAGGCCTTGAACTCGGCCTCGGCGATGTGGTGCGCGTCGCGGCCGCCCAGCACGGTGATGTGCACGGTGAGGGCAGCGTTGTAGGTGATGGCCTCGAAGACGTGTCGCACCATCGAGCCGGTAAAGTGGCCGCCGATGAGGTGGTACTCGAAGCCGGCCGGCTCGCCGCTGTGCACGAGGTACGGGCGGCCGGAGATGTCGACGACGGCCTGCACGAGCGCCTCGTCGAGCGGGACGAGGGCGTCGCCGTACCGGGAGATGCCGCTCTTGTCGCCGAGCGCCTCGCGGATCGCGAAGCCGAGCGCGATGCCGATGTCCTCGACGGTGTGGTGCACGTCGATCTCGGTGTCGCCGTGGGCGCGCACCGTGAGGTCGGTCAGCGAGTGCTTCGCGAACGCCGTGAGCAGGTGGTCGTAGAACGGGACGGAGGTCTGGATGTCGGCGACGCCGGTTCCGTCCAGGTTGATCGACAGCTCGATGCTGGACTCGCTGGTCTCGCGGCGAATCGAGGCGGTACGGGGCGCAGAAAGGATCATACCTTGATTCTATTCACCGCCGGGGGCCTGTGACGCTGCCCCGCCGGGCCCGCCGGAACCGCGGCCGTCGGGGCCGATCTCGGCCAGCGCGGTCAGGAACGCCGTCGTCTCGGCCTCTGTCCCGGCCGTGACGCGCATCTGGCCGGGCAGGCTGACCTCGCGGATCAGGATGCCGCGGGCCAGCAGCGCCTCGAAGACGGCGTGCGGGTCGGCCACGCCCCCGAACAGCACGAAGTTGCTCGCGCTCTCGTAGGGCTCGTAGCCGAGCGCGCCGAGCTCCCGCACGAGGCGGTCGCGCTGCACCCGGATCTCGCCGACCATGCCGAGCATCTCGGCGGAGTGCGCCAGCGCGGCATTGGCCGCGGCCTGTGTGAAGGCGGACAGGTGGTACGGGAGGCGCACCAGGCGCAGCGCGTCGGTGACGGCGGGGTCTGCGGCCAGGTAGCCGACCCGGGCACCGGCGAAGGCGAAGGCCTTGCTCATGGTGCGTGAGACGAGCAGGCGCGGCCGGCCGGGCAGGAGGCCGAGCGCACTCGGCGTGCCCTCCGGCGAGAACTCGGCGTACGCCTCGTCGACGACGACGATCGCGGCGCCGTCGTCATACTGGCTGGCCTCGTAGACGGCCTCGATGACAGCCAGCGGAAGCGGCGTGCCGGTGGGGTTGTTCGGGGAGCAGAGGAAGATGATGTTGGGCTGGTGCTCGCGCACGGCCGCTGCGGCATCCTCCGGGCTGATCGTGTAGTCGGCGCCGCGCGGCACGCCGATCCACTCCGTTCCGGTGCCGGAGGCGAGCAGCGGGTACATCGAATAGGTGGGCGTGAAGCTGAGCAGGGTGCGGCCGGGGCCGCCGAAGGCCTGCAGGATGTGCTGCAGCACCTCGTTGGAGCCGTTCGCCGCCCAGATGTTGGCGGCGTCGAGGCCGTGGCCGAGGTAGCGGGCGAAGCTCTCGCGCAGCTCGGTGAACTCGCGGTCCGGGTAGCGGTTCACGCTGAGCACGGCCGCGGCGACGCGGGCCACGATGTCGTGGGCGACGTCCTCCGGGATGCCGTGGCTGTTCTCGTTGACGTTGAGGGCAACGGGGACGGCGGCCTGCGGGGCGCCGTACGGCTGCTGCCCGACAAGGTCGTCACGGAGGGGGAGATCGCTGAGATTCGTCACCGTACGAGTCTATGGGGAGCGTCTGGGCGCCGGCGTGATCGTTACGCCGCGGGCGCCGCCCGCTGTGCGGCGCTAGTAGCCGGCGGGGACGGCCAGGCGCTGGCCGGCCTGGACCTGCGAGGAGTCGAGCTGGTTGAGCTCGATGAAGGCGGCGATGACATCGCGCGGGTCGGCTTGCGGTGCCAGGTCAACGGCGAGGGT carries:
- the hisH gene encoding imidazole glycerol phosphate synthase subunit HisH — encoded protein: MSAPSVVVLDYGTGNVHSAVKALELAGADVTLTADRKLAQEADGLLVPGVGAFSAVMSALRAVRGDEIIDRRLGGGRPVMGICVGMQVLFEHGVERGVDTEGLGEWPGAVTELPAEVLPHMGWNTIETGENSVLFNGVEDERFYFVHSYAAQSWTLDVMPPFPEPSLSWAEHGGRFLAAVENGPLSATQFHPEKSGDAGIRLLKNWLDSLRSA
- the priA gene encoding bifunctional 1-(5-phosphoribosyl)-5-((5-phosphoribosylamino)methylideneamino)imidazole-4-carboxamide isomerase/phosphoribosylanthranilate isomerase PriA yields the protein MSEFNKTPRLVLLPAVDIAGGKAVRLTQGEAGTETNYGDPVDAAADWAAQGAEWIHLVDLDAAFGRGNNHSVVKKVLRQVKGVHIELSGGIRDDASLESALDMGAKRINLGTAALENPEWAASVIAQYGDAIAVGLDVRGTTLAARGWTQDGGDLWSVLDRLESAGCARYVVTDVTKDGTLQGPNIELLKQVMARTHRPVVASGGISNLDDIAALRQLVPGGLEGAIVGKALYAGAFTLAEALDVASD
- a CDS encoding histidinol-phosphate transaminase, giving the protein MTNLSDLPLRDDLVGQQPYGAPQAAVPVALNVNENSHGIPEDVAHDIVARVAAAVLSVNRYPDREFTELRESFARYLGHGLDAANIWAANGSNEVLQHILQAFGGPGRTLLSFTPTYSMYPLLASGTGTEWIGVPRGADYTISPEDAAAAVREHQPNIIFLCSPNNPTGTPLPLAVIEAVYEASQYDDGAAIVVVDEAYAEFSPEGTPSALGLLPGRPRLLVSRTMSKAFAFAGARVGYLAADPAVTDALRLVRLPYHLSAFTQAAANAALAHSAEMLGMVGEIRVQRDRLVRELGALGYEPYESASNFVLFGGVADPHAVFEALLARGILIREVSLPGQMRVTAGTEAETTAFLTALAEIGPDGRGSGGPGGAASQAPGGE
- the hisB gene encoding imidazoleglycerol-phosphate dehydratase HisB, whose amino-acid sequence is MILSAPRTASIRRETSESSIELSINLDGTGVADIQTSVPFYDHLLTAFAKHSLTDLTVRAHGDTEIDVHHTVEDIGIALGFAIREALGDKSGISRYGDALVPLDEALVQAVVDISGRPYLVHSGEPAGFEYHLIGGHFTGSMVRHVFEAITYNAALTVHITVLGGRDAHHIAEAEFKAFARAFRQAKAVDPLVVGIPSTKGAL